A single region of the Plantactinospora soyae genome encodes:
- a CDS encoding LCP family protein has product MADTGETGKPNRRRIALIAAIVAVAVLLGGTAYAANRFWGTGGGSDPAARPSAPATPSAIPTPTPSPTPEPGADITGPLNLLLVGVDTRISKPDWEPHSDAVLILHVTKELDRAYLFALPRDLVVDIPKFPKANFPGERTKLTHAMSYGSRVPGKNKRPNTAQGFELLSSTVSRYTGIKKFDAGAVLTFGGFDNLVDALGGVDLYVDQKVVSQHRRPDGKLRTLRGGGYIGPQMTYEKGRRKLTGWQALDYARQRYTSGGAYTRQRHHQQLIKAIMQQVLSQDLARDQAKLEQVVRALGNALTFQGRGRDIIDFGYALSQLRPEAMTLVALPGSGVGRGGSYRGEQLTSVGKKFISELRAGRAEAYLKANPKLVIKN; this is encoded by the coding sequence GTGGCAGACACCGGAGAAACCGGAAAACCCAACCGTCGGCGGATCGCCCTGATCGCCGCGATCGTCGCGGTCGCGGTGCTGCTGGGCGGCACGGCGTACGCGGCCAACCGGTTCTGGGGTACCGGCGGGGGAAGTGATCCGGCGGCCCGGCCGAGTGCCCCGGCCACGCCGTCCGCCATCCCGACCCCGACTCCGAGCCCGACGCCGGAACCCGGGGCCGACATCACCGGCCCGCTCAACCTGCTGCTGGTCGGTGTGGACACCCGGATCAGCAAGCCGGACTGGGAGCCGCACTCCGACGCCGTACTGATCCTGCACGTGACGAAGGAACTGGACCGGGCCTACCTGTTCGCGCTCCCCCGCGACCTGGTGGTCGACATCCCGAAGTTCCCGAAGGCGAACTTCCCCGGCGAGCGCACCAAACTCACCCACGCGATGAGCTACGGCAGCCGGGTGCCCGGCAAGAACAAGCGCCCGAACACCGCCCAGGGCTTCGAGCTGCTCTCCAGCACGGTCAGCAGGTACACCGGGATCAAGAAGTTCGACGCGGGTGCGGTGCTGACCTTCGGCGGCTTCGACAACCTGGTCGACGCGCTCGGCGGCGTGGACCTGTACGTCGACCAGAAGGTGGTCTCGCAGCACCGGCGACCGGACGGCAAGCTGCGGACGTTGCGAGGTGGCGGCTACATCGGGCCGCAGATGACCTACGAGAAGGGCCGGCGGAAGCTCACCGGCTGGCAGGCGCTGGACTACGCCCGGCAGCGCTACACCAGCGGTGGCGCGTACACCCGGCAGCGGCACCACCAGCAACTGATCAAGGCCATCATGCAGCAGGTGCTCAGCCAGGACCTGGCCCGGGACCAGGCAAAACTGGAGCAGGTGGTGCGGGCCCTGGGCAACGCGCTGACCTTCCAGGGCCGGGGTCGCGACATCATCGACTTCGGGTACGCCCTCAGCCAGCTCCGGCCGGAGGCGATGACCCTGGTCGCGTTGCCCGGCTCGGGGGTGGGCAGGGGCGGCAGCTATCGCGGCGAGCAGCTCACCTCGGTGGGCAAGAAGTTCATCTCGGAACTGCGGGCCGGCCGGGCCGAGGCCTATCTCAAGGCCAACCCGAAACTCGTGATCAAGAACTGA